A window of the Dissulfurirhabdus thermomarina genome harbors these coding sequences:
- a CDS encoding response regulator, whose translation MNRISPQPQRRPVTFRAKLMAATLAAVAGAFLVLLGVTGYHEMRFLRENFLKRGESLVEGLASGSRIPLLAEDGDRLRAMVRGLRSRDAVLYAVFYNAKGEYLAGELFRPEARCAFDRLRAAPAPPLAPGAVEIRELAGPQGRSYEFWHSVASRRMTEIDLLGGLGDGEAEGEIQSIGTLCLAVSGEELAATARRLLRDGLLIGVPLLLGLAGLILVLVRRLARPLSDLAAVIRSVEWEGIHRPVPEAGPAEIRQLAEDFNHMMAALEERRERLQASESRYRRLFEGIRHGLVHLGPGREILDCNPAFLELLGIQECGGAAGHRLDDFAWDPAGADALWEALEARGGVHDWPLALRARHGGRLETLFSVVAHRDETGRLQNAEAMVVDVTTLRNLESQLRHAQKMEAVGTLAGGIAHDFNNILTGISGYVSMIRPLPEVRSHPLLAKAVAAIEKSADRAAHLTGQLLAFARKGKYQETLVDLNQLLEEVARLLRETFDRRIEIRTELAPGLPPVQADGDQIHQAILNICINARDAMPEGGVLTLATEHLRLEEAFDCQGTLVPPGDYVRLTLSDTGHGMDEEVRAKIFEPFFTTKGPREGTGLGLAMVYGIVQNHGGHISVASRPGGGTTFRLYLPAAQETGGAAAETRPEPGPVEALGRGELILVVDDEEMIRELSTDILAPAGYRVVTAADGAEALERLGEEAEIQAVLLDIIMPGMGGREAFERLRARAPGLPVILATGYTKDQTAQELLRAGAAGLVLKPYKREELLRVLRRALDQAAGG comes from the coding sequence ATGAACCGGATCTCTCCCCAGCCCCAGCGGCGGCCCGTCACCTTCCGGGCCAAGCTCATGGCCGCCACGCTGGCCGCGGTGGCGGGGGCCTTCCTGGTGCTGCTCGGGGTCACGGGCTACCACGAGATGCGCTTCCTGCGCGAGAACTTCTTGAAGCGCGGGGAAAGCCTGGTGGAGGGCCTCGCCTCCGGAAGCCGCATCCCCCTCCTGGCCGAGGACGGGGACCGGCTCCGCGCCATGGTCCGGGGGCTTCGGTCCCGGGACGCCGTCCTCTACGCCGTCTTCTACAATGCCAAGGGGGAATACCTGGCCGGCGAGCTCTTCCGGCCGGAGGCCCGGTGCGCCTTCGACCGCCTCCGGGCCGCCCCGGCGCCGCCCCTCGCCCCCGGCGCCGTGGAGATCCGGGAGCTGGCCGGGCCCCAGGGCCGTTCCTACGAATTCTGGCACTCGGTGGCCTCCCGGCGGATGACGGAGATCGACCTCCTCGGCGGCCTCGGGGACGGCGAGGCGGAGGGCGAGATCCAGTCCATCGGCACCCTGTGCCTCGCCGTCTCCGGGGAGGAACTCGCCGCCACCGCGCGCCGCCTGCTGCGCGACGGGCTCCTCATCGGCGTCCCGCTCCTCCTGGGACTGGCCGGGCTCATCCTCGTCCTCGTCCGGCGCCTCGCCCGGCCCCTCTCCGACCTCGCGGCGGTCATCCGCTCGGTGGAGTGGGAAGGGATCCACCGTCCCGTGCCCGAGGCGGGCCCCGCCGAGATCCGCCAGCTCGCCGAGGACTTCAACCACATGATGGCGGCACTGGAGGAACGGCGGGAGCGGCTGCAGGCCTCGGAATCGCGTTACCGGCGACTCTTCGAGGGGATCCGCCACGGGCTGGTCCACCTGGGCCCCGGGCGCGAGATCCTCGACTGCAACCCCGCCTTCCTGGAGCTGCTGGGTATCCAGGAGTGCGGCGGCGCCGCGGGCCACCGCCTGGACGACTTCGCCTGGGACCCGGCGGGCGCAGACGCGCTCTGGGAGGCCCTGGAGGCCCGGGGCGGGGTGCACGACTGGCCGCTCGCCCTCCGGGCGCGTCACGGCGGCCGGCTCGAGACCCTCTTCTCGGTGGTCGCCCACCGCGACGAGACCGGGCGGCTGCAAAACGCCGAGGCCATGGTGGTGGACGTCACCACGCTCCGCAACCTCGAGAGCCAACTCCGCCACGCCCAGAAGATGGAGGCCGTCGGCACCCTGGCCGGGGGCATCGCCCACGACTTCAACAACATCCTGACCGGCATCTCCGGCTACGTGAGCATGATCCGGCCGCTGCCGGAGGTGCGGTCGCACCCCCTCCTCGCCAAGGCCGTGGCCGCCATCGAGAAGAGCGCCGACCGCGCCGCCCACCTCACCGGCCAGCTCCTCGCCTTCGCCCGCAAGGGCAAGTACCAGGAGACCCTGGTGGACCTCAACCAGCTGCTGGAAGAGGTGGCCCGCCTGCTCCGCGAGACCTTCGACCGTCGCATCGAGATCCGGACCGAGCTGGCCCCGGGCCTGCCCCCCGTCCAGGCCGACGGCGACCAGATCCACCAGGCGATCCTCAACATCTGCATCAACGCCCGGGACGCCATGCCGGAGGGCGGCGTCCTGACCCTGGCCACCGAGCACCTGCGGCTCGAGGAGGCATTCGACTGCCAGGGCACCCTCGTCCCCCCCGGCGACTACGTCCGGCTCACCCTCTCCGACACCGGCCACGGCATGGACGAAGAGGTCCGGGCCAAGATCTTCGAGCCCTTCTTCACCACCAAGGGCCCCCGGGAGGGCACGGGCCTCGGCCTCGCCATGGTCTACGGCATCGTCCAGAACCACGGGGGCCACATCTCGGTGGCCTCCCGGCCCGGCGGCGGGACCACCTTCCGCCTCTACCTCCCGGCGGCGCAGGAGACCGGCGGGGCGGCGGCCGAGACGCGGCCGGAGCCCGGCCCCGTGGAGGCGCTGGGGCGGGGCGAGCTGATCCTGGTGGTGGACGACGAGGAGATGATCCGGGAGCTGTCCACCGACATCCTCGCCCCGGCGGGGTACCGGGTGGTGACCGCCGCCGACGGGGCAGAGGCCCTGGAGCGCCTCGGGGAAGAGGCGGAGATCCAGGCGGTGCTCCTGGACATCATCATGCC